One Frankia alni ACN14a DNA window includes the following coding sequences:
- a CDS encoding HAMP domain-containing protein, with protein MTEVTDREAARARLDDPALRQLLAGLTAVRGGDFGTRLPRVGDDLLDEIATVFNGMIDQLALFTSEVTRVAREVGTEGKLGGQAEVPGVSGSWKDLTDNVNAMAGNLTGQVRDIAQVATAVAKGDLSQKITVDARGEILELKSTINTMVDQLSGFADEVTRVAREVGTDGRLGGQADVKGVSGTWRDLTESVNVMAGNLTSQVRSIAQVATAVAKGDLSQKITVDARGEILELKSTINTMVDQLSGFADEVTRVAREVGTDGRLGGQADVKGVSGTWRDLTESVNVMAGNLTDQVRSIAQVTTAVARGDLSQKIRVDARGEILELKETINTMVDQLSGFADEVTRVAREVGTQGNLGGQANVRGVSGTWKDLTDNVNVMASNLTAQVRSIAQVATGVARGDLSQKITVEAKGEVAALAATINTMVDTLGAFADEVTRVAREVGTDGRLGGQASVKGVSGTWKDLTDNVNFMANNLTSQVRNIAQVTTAVARGDLTRKIDVDARGEILELKTTINTMVDQLSSFAAEVTRVAREVGTDGILGGQAEVEGLSGTWKRLTENVNELAGNLTRQVRAIAAVTSAVATGDLTRSIDVDAQGEVAELKDNINAMVRSLRETTRANQEQDWLKTSLAHIGGLMQGHRDLQTVAQLVIDELTPMVDAQYGAFLLAESGVDRPALNLIASYGYQAPWDVPRRFDFGQSLVGQAARTKRTIVVANTPADYLQIASSLGQSAPVALIVLPILFEDQVLGVIELASFSPFAQVHHDFLNLLTETIGVNVNTIIANARTDSLLDESQRLASELRARSEELQSRQEDLQLSNAELEEKATLLARQNHDIEVKNFEIEQARQELEERARQLALASKYKSEFLANMSHELRTPLNSLLILARLLAQNPTRNLSPKQVEYAHVIHSAGSDLLQLINDILDLSKVEAGKMDVHVEEVALVDIVDDVQATFSPITAEKGLRFTVAMAPDLPARLRTDRHLVAQVLRNLLSNAVKFTEQGSVDLAIAVSGAGAGGRAPGQAVLFSVSDTGIGIAAENLERIFGAFQQGDGTTSRRYGGTGLGLSICREVATLLGGEIQARSEFGRGSTFTLQLPMAPAATTSSDGPQPAAEQPAAVPPSPRAALPAATPVDEAKPGLHLVTATAAAPTTASTLVDPGPSPAPEVAGAPGIAGRTVLVVDDDVRNVFAITSILDLYGLRVIHAADGRMGIDALRSNPGIDLVLMDVMMPEMDGYATTTAIRAMPQFADLPIIAVTAKAMPDDRQKCLDAGATDYVTKPVDIEELLACIRAGLAPGGHPR; from the coding sequence GTGACCGAGGTCACGGATCGTGAAGCGGCGCGCGCGAGGTTGGACGATCCGGCCCTGCGGCAGCTGCTGGCCGGGCTCACCGCCGTGCGGGGAGGTGATTTCGGCACCCGCCTGCCCAGGGTCGGCGACGATCTGCTGGACGAGATCGCCACGGTCTTCAACGGGATGATCGACCAGCTCGCCCTGTTCACCTCCGAGGTGACGCGGGTGGCGCGCGAGGTCGGCACCGAGGGCAAGCTCGGCGGCCAGGCCGAGGTGCCCGGCGTCTCGGGCTCGTGGAAGGACCTGACGGACAACGTCAACGCCATGGCCGGCAACCTGACCGGCCAGGTCCGCGACATCGCGCAGGTCGCGACGGCGGTGGCGAAGGGCGACCTGTCGCAGAAGATCACTGTGGATGCCCGGGGTGAGATCCTGGAGCTCAAGAGCACGATCAACACGATGGTCGACCAGCTCTCCGGCTTCGCCGACGAGGTGACCCGGGTGGCCCGGGAGGTCGGCACCGACGGGCGGCTCGGCGGGCAGGCGGACGTCAAGGGCGTCTCGGGGACCTGGCGTGACCTGACCGAGTCGGTGAACGTCATGGCCGGCAACCTGACCAGCCAGGTCCGGTCGATCGCGCAGGTCGCGACGGCGGTGGCGAAGGGCGACCTGTCGCAGAAGATCACTGTGGATGCCCGGGGTGAGATCCTGGAGCTCAAGAGCACGATCAACACGATGGTCGACCAGCTCTCCGGCTTCGCCGACGAGGTGACCCGGGTGGCCCGGGAGGTCGGCACCGACGGGCGGCTCGGCGGGCAGGCGGACGTCAAGGGCGTCTCGGGGACCTGGCGTGACCTGACCGAGTCGGTGAACGTCATGGCCGGCAACCTCACCGACCAGGTCCGCTCGATCGCCCAGGTGACCACGGCGGTCGCCCGGGGGGACCTGTCGCAGAAGATCCGGGTCGACGCCCGCGGCGAGATTCTCGAGCTCAAGGAGACCATCAACACGATGGTCGACCAGCTCTCCGGCTTCGCCGACGAGGTGACCCGGGTGGCCCGCGAGGTCGGCACCCAGGGCAACCTCGGCGGCCAGGCCAACGTCCGCGGCGTGTCGGGAACCTGGAAGGACCTCACCGACAACGTCAACGTGATGGCCTCGAACCTGACGGCGCAGGTCCGGTCCATCGCGCAGGTCGCCACGGGTGTGGCCCGCGGCGACCTGTCACAGAAGATCACGGTGGAGGCGAAGGGCGAGGTCGCCGCGCTGGCCGCCACGATCAACACGATGGTGGACACGCTCGGCGCCTTCGCCGACGAGGTGACCCGGGTGGCCCGCGAGGTCGGCACCGACGGCCGCCTCGGCGGCCAGGCGAGCGTGAAGGGGGTGTCCGGCACCTGGAAGGACCTCACCGACAACGTCAACTTCATGGCGAACAACCTGACCAGCCAGGTCCGCAACATCGCCCAGGTCACGACGGCGGTCGCCCGGGGTGACCTGACCCGCAAGATCGACGTCGACGCCCGCGGGGAGATCCTCGAGCTGAAGACGACCATCAACACGATGGTCGACCAGTTGTCCTCGTTCGCGGCCGAGGTGACGCGGGTGGCCCGCGAGGTCGGCACGGACGGCATCCTCGGCGGCCAGGCCGAGGTCGAGGGCCTGTCGGGCACCTGGAAGCGCCTGACCGAGAACGTCAACGAGCTGGCCGGGAACCTCACCCGGCAGGTCCGGGCGATCGCCGCCGTCACCAGCGCCGTCGCCACCGGCGACCTGACCCGGTCGATCGACGTCGACGCCCAGGGCGAGGTCGCCGAGCTCAAGGACAACATCAACGCGATGGTCCGCTCGCTGCGCGAGACGACCCGCGCGAACCAGGAACAGGACTGGCTCAAGACCAGCCTCGCCCACATCGGCGGGCTGATGCAGGGCCACCGCGACCTGCAGACCGTCGCCCAGCTCGTCATCGACGAGCTGACGCCGATGGTCGACGCCCAGTACGGCGCCTTCCTGCTCGCCGAGTCGGGGGTCGACCGGCCGGCGCTGAACCTGATCGCGAGCTACGGCTACCAGGCCCCGTGGGACGTCCCGCGCCGGTTCGACTTCGGGCAGTCCCTGGTCGGGCAGGCCGCGCGGACGAAGCGGACGATCGTCGTCGCGAACACCCCCGCCGACTACCTGCAGATCGCCTCGAGCCTCGGGCAGTCGGCGCCGGTCGCCCTGATCGTGCTGCCGATCCTGTTCGAGGACCAGGTGCTCGGCGTCATCGAGCTCGCCTCCTTCAGCCCCTTCGCCCAGGTCCACCACGACTTCCTGAACCTGCTCACGGAGACCATCGGCGTCAACGTCAACACGATCATCGCGAACGCCCGCACCGACTCCCTGCTGGACGAGTCCCAGCGGCTCGCCTCCGAGCTGCGGGCGCGGTCCGAGGAACTGCAGTCCCGGCAGGAGGACCTTCAGCTCTCCAACGCCGAGCTGGAGGAGAAGGCCACCCTGCTGGCCCGGCAGAACCACGACATCGAGGTCAAGAACTTCGAGATCGAGCAGGCCCGACAGGAGCTGGAGGAGCGGGCCCGCCAGCTCGCGCTCGCCTCGAAGTACAAGTCCGAGTTCCTGGCGAACATGTCCCACGAGCTGCGCACGCCGCTGAACAGCCTGCTGATCCTGGCCCGGCTGCTGGCGCAGAACCCGACCCGCAACCTGTCACCGAAGCAGGTCGAGTACGCCCACGTCATCCACTCCGCGGGTTCGGATCTGCTGCAGCTCATCAACGACATCCTCGACCTGTCCAAGGTCGAGGCCGGGAAGATGGACGTCCACGTCGAGGAGGTCGCCCTGGTGGACATCGTCGACGACGTCCAGGCCACCTTCTCGCCCATCACCGCGGAGAAGGGCCTGCGTTTCACCGTCGCGATGGCGCCCGACCTGCCCGCGCGGCTGCGCACCGATCGCCACCTGGTCGCGCAGGTGCTGCGCAACCTGCTGTCGAACGCGGTGAAGTTCACCGAGCAGGGCAGCGTCGACCTGGCCATCGCGGTGTCCGGCGCCGGCGCCGGCGGGCGCGCCCCGGGACAGGCCGTGCTGTTCTCGGTGTCCGACACCGGCATCGGGATCGCGGCGGAGAACCTCGAACGCATCTTCGGGGCGTTCCAGCAGGGCGACGGCACCACCAGCCGACGTTACGGCGGCACCGGCCTCGGGCTGTCGATCTGCCGCGAGGTGGCGACCCTGCTGGGTGGGGAGATCCAGGCCCGCAGCGAGTTCGGACGGGGCAGCACCTTCACCCTCCAACTGCCCATGGCCCCGGCCGCGACCACCTCGTCCGACGGCCCTCAGCCTGCTGCCGAACAGCCGGCCGCCGTTCCCCCCTCCCCGCGGGCCGCGCTCCCCGCCGCGACCCCCGTGGACGAGGCGAAGCCGGGGCTGCACCTGGTGACCGCGACCGCAGCGGCGCCGACGACGGCGTCGACTCTCGTCGATCCGGGCCCGTCCCCGGCGCCGGAGGTGGCCGGTGCGCCGGGGATCGCCGGGCGCACCGTGCTGGTGGTCGACGACGACGTGCGCAACGTCTTCGCCATCACCAGCATCCTCGACCTCTACGGGCTGCGGGTGATCCACGCCGCCGACGGCCGGATGGGCATCGACGCGCTGCGGTCAAACCCGGGCATCGACCTCGTGCTGATGGACGTGATGATGCCCGAGATGGACGGCTACGCCACGACCACCGCCATCCGGGCCATGCCCCAGTTCGCCGATCTGCCGATCATCGCCGTCACCGCCAAGGCGATGCCGGACGACCGGCAGAAGTGCCTCGACGCCGGGGCCACCGACTACGTCACCAAGCCCGTGGACATCGAGGAGCTCCTCGCCTGCATCCGGGCCGGCCTCGCCCCCGGCGGGCACCCTCGGTAG